TGGTGATCCTTTTACCCTGGTGACATACAAGAAGAATAGTCCACAAGGTAGTCCTTTTGTGTTTAAGCCTGTTGGACAAGATTGTTCCTTTTGGAGGGTGAACCCAAATGCAATTGCGAAAGACATCCTATCTGCTGCTCAGGAACCTATCCTACGCCATCAGGTAAATAATGATGGCTCCATGTGTATCTTTGTGAAAACCGAGGGTGCAGTCTCTAATCTTCTTGACCTTCGGTCTGTCGCCAGCATTGATGTTACCGTTGTCATCCCAACGTCGAATGTCACGAATCAAGGGAAAATCACCGATGTGCCGCTGGCGTACTCAAATCAAGACCTCGCCGCCGATTTGGAATCAGAGGGTGTTCTATCGGCTCGGAGTCAAGTGCGTCATGTCTCCACTGAAGAAGGGTCTGACAGGTACATTCCCTTGAAGAGTGTCATACTCACGTTTCGGCCCACACAGAAGCTACCCCAAGAAGTCCATCTGGGATTCTCCATCCACAAGGTACGCGAGTACGTGGAAGGTCCACTGCAATGTTTCCTTTGCCAAAGGTTTGGCCACCTTGCCCGTAACTGCCGTTGGCCTCAACGTTGTAAAGTTTGCTCTGGCCCACACCATGTGAAGGACTGCACAACTCGTCGTCAACCCAAATGTGCCAACTGTGGGGGCCCTCATATCGTCTCCCATTCCCAATGCCCTCATAAGCGTTCAGCAATACGACGTTTTCAAGCAACCCCCCGCAACCCCCGCAGCAACCTAGCTGGTCTGGAACAGGTGTCACCAACGCCCGTGTCACTTATGCTGGTGCTGTAAGCAGCCCAAAGAGTATCAGCTCACCAAAGTCGGTGACCTCGAGTCGATTGAAGCGGTTTCACTATCAGGTCCAGCCCATTGGTGTTGGTGGTAAGGAAGTTGAGGCTCTCGATCGGGACGCCCCGCTTCACTATTTGTGGTTGTCGATCAGTATTGCAAAGGGTCCGTTGTTATTAGACCCCATAGCAACCAATATTCAAGACATAATTTCCCGAGCGACTCTTAAGCCCTTCCAGCGGTTACGATGCATGAAAGAATTGTTGGTGCAGAGACGCCTATACGCATTGTCAAACTCACTCAATGTCATCGCTCAGGCTGAAAAAGATGGATAAGGAGCACTTGCGGTTAGGAAAAGGTTATCTTCACCTTCCTGGTCCCTTTCCGTCTTCACATATATGGCTACCAATGAGCCAAGAAGGACTAGGCGTGTTGAAGCTGTGCTTTACTGCGTGGCGGTTCAGCTTAAAGCTGTTGCCAGACCCATGAGACTTGCTGCTCCGTTTTTGGATGCGATCTTAAACGCAGTTCTTCTGAAGCAGGCAGACGCCCTGACGGACCACCTTAGATTGCCAAGTGGTGTGACTGGAGCGGAGGATCTGAAGGCATTGATGAGCGAGGCGCGCAGGGCATGGGTAGAACGCATAAAGGGGATGTATAAGCGTAAGGGCCTATTTACGCACACAAAAGATCCCCTTGCTAATAAATGACTCCACCCCGATTGCCGCCACCTAAAAGACGGAGACAGATTAAAGGCTCTGCGGCTACGAACAGGGGTCTACCCATGGCGTGCGCTCTTTAACATGCACACTCAAGATCCAGCTCAGCGCCTCTGCCACCACTGTGGTCATGGCGAGGAGACTCCTGCGCACATTTTGCAGTTCTGCGAAAAAGTCCATGGACCGAGAATAGAGCAGCACAATTCCCTGTGCAAATAACTTTGCAGATTGGCCGCACAGTATAATCCTGACTTAACTATCACCCAGGAGAAAATTTTTACAGTCCAAGGCTCCCGTTTGAAACCGGACACTGTCCCCTATGATGGAGATAATGTTACCGTTATTGATCTTGCTGTGGCCTGGGATGGAACTGTTAGTACTCTCGAGGATCGGTGTAGAGAAAAAGTTAACAAGTACAAGATCCTCCAACAGCGTTTTCCGGGCAAAACGGTACGCATCGAGGGCATGTCATTCGGGGCTTGGGGATAAACATGTGCGACAACAAGGAGGTTTTGCCGTTCTCTCGGTTTCACAGCGTCGGATGTTTCATGGCTAGCTTCACGAACGTTGGTAGGGAGTCTCATTTGTTTGGGACGGTTTATTCGACTGGTGTAAGCGTTAACTGGCTCCTGTAATGTTGGACTACCTGCCTCCCTTTGGCTCCCGTGCAGGGATTAATTTTGGGCAGTTTGACCTTACTTTTGTGTGTTAATTTCTACTTTTGACGACCAGGGCTAAGGTGGGCTTCTGGGAGCCATCTGCCACACTTTACTAACGCATGCTGTGGCGCCAAGAGTCTAACTTGCCTTATTAACCTTTTTTTTACATGGGACATTAAGTGTTTTAGTCAAATAGACaacattctactcattcgacgcttttctcccacattactCACAAAGTACGGGGAAACGGCACGGGAATATACGGTGTCCCTGCCTGAGTCCCTGCCTGCCCTATTCCCTGGCAAGGAGGTCTGAGTCGAGGGTGTGGTGTTCGGGGCCCGTGG
This sequence is a window from Ornithodoros turicata isolate Travis chromosome 10, ASM3712646v1, whole genome shotgun sequence. Protein-coding genes within it:
- the LOC135370528 gene encoding uncharacterized protein LOC135370528, translated to MADLHSGIGHQQGAGDPFTLVTYKKNSPQGSPFVFKPVGQDCSFWRVNPNAIAKDILSAAQEPILRHQVNNDGSMCIFVKTEGAVSNLLDLRSVASIDVTVVIPTSNVTNQGKITDVPLAYSNQDLAADLESEGVLSARSQVRHVSTEEGSDRYIPLKSVILTFRPTQKLPQEVHLGFSIHKVREYVEGPLQCFLCQRFGHLARNCRWPQRCKVCSGPHHVKDCTTRRQPKCANCGGPHIVSHSQCPHKRSAIRRFQATPRNPRSNLAGLEQVSPTPVSLMLVL